The window GCCTCGACCTCGCGGTACGACAACGGCACAGGACGCGCACCGGGTGGACCGACGAACCCGGTGACCGCGGGCGTGTTGCGGACCACGTACCACGAGTCGTCGTCGAGGTCCATCCGCACGAGCACGTAGCCAGGGAAGACCTTGCGCTTGACGTTCTGCTTCTTGCCGCCCTTGATCTCGACGGCGTCCTCGGTCGGGATGATGACCTCGAAGATCTGGTCCTCCATGTTCATGGAGGTGATCCGGTTCTCGAGGTTCGCCTTCACGCGCTGCTCGTAGCCCGAGTAGGTGTGGACGACGTAGTAGTCGCCCGGCAGGCGCCGGAAGTCCGCGCGCGACGGCACGGTGGGGGCGGCGCCGTTGGCCTGCTCGGCCGGTGCACCGTCCTCCTCCGATTCTGTCTCGGTGCCCGCAACGGCGGCATCCGCGACCTCGCCTGTCGCCCGTTCGTCGACGCTCGCGTCGGCCGCCTCGGCGTCTGCCTCGGGACGCGACCCGTCGTCGTCGGCACCTGCGGCCGACAGCAGGTCCTCGAAGTCGTCGGCCTCGGAGACCTCGACCTCCTCGGGTCCGTGGGACAGGTCTGCGACGGCGTCGTCGAACCCCTCGGGGTCGGGTGGCGACGGCACCGTCCCACCGCTCTGCGCGTCATCGACGATGGTGGACGCCTCGGTGTACGGCTCAGCGGTCGGCGCGGTGAACGTGGGATCTGCCGCCGCCTGCGCTTCGGGTGACTCGGTAGCCTCGGCGAGTGCCTCGGCGACCCGCTCGTCCTGGTCCTGCGACGCCTCGCTGTAGTCGACGGGGGCGTCGGCCTCCGCCTCCTGGCGCACGTCGGCGACCGCGTCCTGACTGTCGGCGTCGACGTCGTCCGCGACACCCGGAGCGGGATCGAACACCTCGGTGTCGGCCTGCTCTGCCTCGGTCCGTGGTGTGTCGCTCATCCGAACACCCGCAGGACGAACTGACCGAAGAGCTGATCGATCAGGGCGACGAACAACGTGAGGAGGCTCACGGCCACGAGCACGACGAGGCTGTAGGACACCACCTCGCGTCGCGACGGCCAGTTTACCCTGCGCAGCTCAAGACGAACCTCGCGCAGGAACTGCGCGACGGAGGTGCGGTCGCGACGAGGGCGCGACGACGCGTCCATCCGGCGGTGTTCGCCTTTCGTGTCGGCACTCTTGGCTTGCATGTGTTCTCGTGTCCGTTCCTCGGGCTGGTTGTGGCCCGGCCCGCGCGGGTCGGGACGGTGCGTCTGGCAGGGGCGGAGGGACTCGAACCCCCGACCTTCGGTTTTGGAGACCGACGCTCTGCCAGTTGAGCTACGCCCCTGTGCGACACCGCAGAACCGGTACAGACCGGACCGGGGTGTCGAAGAACGCTCCCGAACCTCAGGGCAGCGCTGTCCGGCAAGTCTAGCCCCCACGTGTTCGCGCTGACAACCGGCGCCCGGGTGGTCGGCAGGCCCGACACCCGGACACCTCACGGGGGGTGCGCCTCGCCGTCGGCGGTCAGCGCGTGACGACCGCGCGCGAGGTGCGCTGGTCGATCACCTTGGACCCGTCCTCCAGACGCACCCAGATCGCGAGCGTCGCGGTGCCCGCGTCGTCGTCGACCGAGGTGACGTCGCCACCGAGCGTGACCGTCGCGCCCACCGGGCACGCGGCGCGGAACTGACACGACATGCTGCGCACCCGGCCCGCGTCACCGAGCCAGTCGGTCAACAACGCCGACAGCAGCCCCATGCTCAGCATCCCGTGCGCGATCACACCGCCGGTGGGGCTGAGCGTCGCCGCGAACGCCGGGTCCCAGTGCAAGGGGTTGAAGTCACCACTGACCCCCGCGTAGCGGATCAGCGTCTCCTGGTCGAGGGTGACGCTGCGCTGCGGCAACTGGTCACCGGGCTGCAGGTCGCTCACGAGCCCGCCTCCGGCATGAAGACCAGCCGTGAGCTGCTCGTCACGACCGGCGTGCCGTCGGTCCTGGTGCACGCGACCCCGACGGTGAGCAGCTCCATCCCACGCAGTGACCGCAGGTCGCCGATGCGCGGCGTGCACACGAGCGTGTCGCCGACGCGTACCGGCGCCGAGAACGCCAGCTCCTGCCCCCCGTGCATGACGCGATCGTGTGCCGCGAGCTCCGGGTCGTCCATGACCCGCATCCATGCCTGGGCACCTGTGATGCAGGCGACGAAGGCGGGTGGCACCGCCAGGCCCTCCGCGTCGGCGTCGGGTGCGTCGTCGTGGTAGCGGCCGTCGACGACACCGGTCACCGCCGCGTACGCACGCACGTGCTCCCGCCCCACCTCGAAGCGGTAAGGGGGGTAGCTGTGGCCGACGCGGTCGGCGTTCAGCGGCATCGGCCGTTGCGTCAGCTGCGGGCGGACCTGGGGCCGAGGACCATCGTGATGAAGCGGCCCTCCATCGGCGAACGTGTCTCGACCTGCCCCACATCGGACAGCTCCTCAGCGAAGCGGTCGAGCAGACGGACGCCCATCTCCGGCCGGCGCAACTCGCGCCGGCGGAACATGATCTGCACGCGGACCGAGTGGCCCTCCTCGAGGAACTTGCGGGCCTGACGCACCTTGGTCTCGAAGTCATGGTCGTCGATCTTGGGGCGCAGGCGGATCGCCTTCTGACCCCCGCCACGCTGCTGCTTGCGGGCCTCGCGTTCCGCGCGCTCCTGCTCGTAGAGGTGCTTGCCGTAGTCCATGACCTTTGCCACAGGTGGGCTGGCATTGGGTGCGACCTCCACGAGGTCGAGGTCGAGTGCCTTGGCCGCGTCGATGGCGATCTTGAGCGGGACGATGCCGACCTGCTTGCCCTCGGGACCGATCAGCCGCACCTCCTTTGCGCGGATCTCCATGTTCGTGGCGAGTCGTTCAGCCAATGATCCTCCTGGTGCCTACGGTTGCGTGTGGTGGTTGCTGCACGTTGTCGACAGTGTGCAGGGCCGACAACACCCCGCCAAGACCCGGAAGGATGACGGGGTGGTGAATGCGGGACCGGTCGGGCGTGTCGTTGTGAGCTACCGCGGTGCGCGGCGACGTCACCGCGTCTCGCGGTGCGGCTGGTGCTGGTTGCAGCGGGGGCAGTACTTGCGCAGCTCGAGGCGCTCCCGCTGGTTGTGGCGGTTCTTCGTCGTGATGTAGTTGCGCTCCTTGCACACGGTGCAGGCAAGCGTGATCTTGGGGCGCGTGTCGCTCTTGGGCATAGCTCTCTTCCGATGGGCCCCGCACCGCGGACAGCGGAGCACGAGATGTGGAGACGGTCCCGACGGCCGTCAGGATTGCAAGCCTAACCCCCTCCGTGCAAGCCCGCACACCTGCCCTGGTGACGGTATGCGCGACGATCAGCACGCGCGACGCCGACGTCGTCACCGCCCCCTTCGCGCAGGCGTCGTCGGTCCACCGGTGGATCGGGGAGGCAGCCGCATCGCTCGCTGACCGTCGCGACCGCGGTCGTCCCGACGCCCGCGAGGAAACCTCCTGAGCCGGTTCGCGCTCCGATCGCTGTCGTGCGGCTACGGTCACACTGACGATCGCGAACGCGGCAGGGGACGATCATCGATGGACATCGGCATCGGACTACCGAACGCGCTGGCAGGCGTACGGGGACGGGCACTCGTCGACTGGGCCGTCGCCGCAGAGGAACGCGGCTTCGCGGTCCTGGGCGCGATCGGCCGGATCGTGTTCGACACGCACGAAGAGCTCATGGCATTCGCTGCTGCCGCGACGGTCACCGAGCGGATCGCGCTGATGTCGACGGTGATGGTCGGTCCCCCGCGCCAGCCCGC is drawn from Euzebyales bacterium and contains these coding sequences:
- the nusG gene encoding transcription termination/antitermination protein NusG codes for the protein MPGDYYVVHTYSGYEQRVKANLENRITSMNMEDQIFEVIIPTEDAVEIKGGKKQNVKRKVFPGYVLVRMDLDDDSWYVVRNTPAVTGFVGPPGARPVPLSYREVEAILAEPEEGETAVVTKVDYEVNENVRVTSGPFADFTGTISEINADASKLKVLVSIFGRETPVELGFDQVAKL
- the secE gene encoding preprotein translocase subunit SecE, encoding MQAKSADTKGEHRRMDASSRPRRDRTSVAQFLREVRLELRRVNWPSRREVVSYSLVVLVAVSLLTLFVALIDQLFGQFVLRVFG
- a CDS encoding MaoC/PaaZ C-terminal domain-containing protein, which translates into the protein MSDLQPGDQLPQRSVTLDQETLIRYAGVSGDFNPLHWDPAFAATLSPTGGVIAHGMLSMGLLSALLTDWLGDAGRVRSMSCQFRAACPVGATVTLGGDVTSVDDDAGTATLAIWVRLEDGSKVIDQRTSRAVVTR
- a CDS encoding MaoC family dehydratase N-terminal domain-containing protein is translated as MPLNADRVGHSYPPYRFEVGREHVRAYAAVTGVVDGRYHDDAPDADAEGLAVPPAFVACITGAQAWMRVMDDPELAAHDRVMHGGQELAFSAPVRVGDTLVCTPRIGDLRSLRGMELLTVGVACTRTDGTPVVTSSSRLVFMPEAGS
- the infC gene encoding translation initiation factor IF-3, with the protein product MAERLATNMEIRAKEVRLIGPEGKQVGIVPLKIAIDAAKALDLDLVEVAPNASPPVAKVMDYGKHLYEQERAEREARKQQRGGGQKAIRLRPKIDDHDFETKVRQARKFLEEGHSVRVQIMFRRRELRRPEMGVRLLDRFAEELSDVGQVETRSPMEGRFITMVLGPRSARS
- the rpmG gene encoding 50S ribosomal protein L33 codes for the protein MPKSDTRPKITLACTVCKERNYITTKNRHNQRERLELRKYCPRCNQHQPHRETR